A segment of the Trifolium pratense cultivar HEN17-A07 linkage group LG7, ARS_RC_1.1, whole genome shotgun sequence genome:
attTGTGTTCCtttatcataaaatataatGGATATATTATTTTGGCACGAGGTAAAATCTTTTGATTCTCAGTGAGATACTCGAATCTGGAGGTATATCCAATGCTGAGACCTACATGATATTCATGAATTTTTGTGGGGGTGGTGGAGTGGGGTACATAGTAGTAATTGCTGTTAGTCCAAAAAAGCCCATTATAATTTATTGccactgtaaaaaaaatatcagatGGAGTAGATTTCATCTTTACCATACACAGTAATCTTGATGGCAACTCATCATCTGAGGCGTTGGGAAAAGTGGCAGAATGATAGCAAATAAGGCCCTAGGCTAAGAGCGGGAGAGAGAATACAAAGGAAGGGCATGATAGTTGTGAAGTCTAGTGATAGAGAATGCATTATACTTGACTActgaatattttttgaaaatttatcaTACTTGATACTTGTAATGGTACTGTGCTGCATTGGGTAAAATTTAGAAGAGTTTAATTTTGACATTCCGGCGCCCCAAACTTCTTATTGATCCCAACaattttaattgattgatagggtaaaataactttatacaCAGACAGCACATTTTAATTAAAACCAACTAGAACTTATTCATTAGTGAGGTTTTCTAACATTAGTTAATAGGTCAATTTTCTAATTCTGTATGATTGTCTAGTTGTTGTATCTTAGCTTTGCAATAGCTGGATTACTCAAAAGTTTCTCATTCTGGCTGGTATCTTATTACAGGGGTTTGTAACCATGCTTTTCACTTCCATTGCATAAGTCGATGGTTGAAGACTCGTCAAGTTTGTCCACTAGGTATGTGGACCTTGTacctttctttttctgtttgGACTTTGGACCCAGTTGATTAATTAGTGTTCCTTACTGGTTTCTTGTTTCTCTGCTTGGTATAGATAACAGTGAGTGGGAGTTTCAGAAATATGGTCACTAGAACTTTGATGCAGCTGAGATACTGCCTACTTGGACATTTGGACTATCTATCTTTTATTTTGGAACATTTATAGCTCTATCTGCACAGTCCTTTGCTTGTCTACTTGAGTTTTTAACAGTATTTAAAGATGTAACTCATAACTCGTTAAATGAATTGTAACACAGCTTTGGCTAGCATGGGAAAGTCATCACCTTTAGATTATAACGGTCTACCATAGACTACAATAAATGTTCACACCATATTCTATTCTCTTATACCaaaattatcttttaatttatatattattattaaattaatttttacatgccaaaattagtttttcttaatttttcaaAGTTAATATCGTGTATgcaattttaatctttttcggtattattttcattttttaatcttTCTTTATCTTATTAATACATTGTATTTGTTGTGACCAAATATCAAGAGTAAGACAAAAATGGAGTTCTGcatgttaatttattttgtatttgatCAATTCACTAAATtaacattttcaaaatattatttgagagaaaaatcaacatttttaatagttttattTGTGTTTCTTTATGCTTTGAAACAATTTCTactctaaaaatataaattttctcattataaTAGAcattagtttattattttaataattgttGTAAAAAAAGTCACTATTAGGAGATTCGATCCCCAACATTTGCTATCGGAGAgtgctgaaatcacttgatattAGAATTGACCACCGAATAAAGTTAGGTGATTCAGTGGGCAGGAGCCTGAtggtggaaaaaaaatcactattaGACAATAACAAATCAACTTAAAATTGAGATATTAACTTAATAAAATGGGATATTTAGTACAATGAGACGTCCTCTTATGTGTGCTTCATCTCCCAACCTTCTCTATTTTTAAGTtcgatttttaattttttttttcaccttcGTTATTGTACACAAGGTTGTCAGAATCTAGTTTTTACGTCAACTCGTTTTGGCTAAGTGAAATCGAAACGTAGATTCAATTCGTAATATGAAattaatacttatttaattttgaacgtaatatgaaattaatacttttatttttaatttagaaatttaagtgttacgaatattaattaaaaaaaatatgacaaatattaattttatataaaaatgaattttaaatattgGATAATTCACACTTAATTGATTTTCTCTCGTTCTCATTAGTTAAATACAGCTTTATATCgtcatgcatttcaataacaaataacatAACTATATTCCTATCAATATATCTTCTAAGGAAATCATATGTCTCTCTTTTTTTtacgtattaaatatgactctttaaATGATACATATCACGTGAGAttgaatatgatatatgattgaaatacaaaataattgtatattttaactTGATTGGCCCCTATTATACtatgtatcttttttttatataatatttatatatctattatttatcaaataacttattttatttaaatgtccACATTCTTAGCTCAACTGataaaaatatcgaaattgttaGATCAGATGTCATTTTGTCTATCAACCTAAAAAACTTATTGTATTTAAATAATTGCATAAAATTTTGcgatattatattattttatcaaaatataataattacttatttgtttttgtttctcacttgttttaatctattattttatatttttttcgcTCATGTGGATAAAAATAGGAGACATTGTTGGAAACACACAagtactaaaaattattatttatctaaCTCTTAATGTGCTTCCTACGTTCCCCCGTccctttttataagcaaatattctcatgtatactattataaaaaataatcacaagtGCAAGTAATTGTTGATCATATAATTATTAACataaactattataaaaaattaagcttCACTCTACAtaaaatattgtatttatttattattaatatgataaaagtatttatttattattaatacgataaaattgaacttttgaattgactaaaaaactattaaatttGAATCGTAGGTGAAAACGTGCGAGTTTAAgtgattttattgattttatagGGAGTTAAATTGTGTAaacttgttttgaattttgattttattccaATGTAACACAAAAGTGAAACCTAAAAACGTATAATCCATAGAATACTCTCGGATTGTGAGGGGAACCAAGATAAATATgtgttaatgatttttttttttgcacttttGATTTCAATGCTTAACATCAAACCAGAAAATTAATCATACTTGTGTCCAAAACTAGAAAATCTCAGCAGCTCAGTTTAGACAACGTAACATTGATATTCAACAGCTGACAAAATCGAAATTCACTCCAAACCATTACGTGAGATTGATCTATCGATTACAACAAGCATTATttgaattcaaaaaaaaaaatcataatcaaGCTTAAGCGACTGAAAATCTTACCGATAGAAATCCGAAATGACAGATATGAAACTGAAAACTGAAATGCCGGCGAGGTTGTTACTCATTCCGTCAGAGGGAGATTTGATTTTGGGAGGGAAATATTTGGAATTTGAATAAGACATGTATTATATACTAATgaaatcatttattttataattttttttgtcctttattttattgtaaaaaaaatgaaactagAATTCAAATTCCGGCATTTAGGAGGGAGATTTGATTTGGGAGGGAAAAGTTTTAGAATTTGAACACAAAAGGTTTAATGCGTCATTATTTACTGTTCACGAAATgcgatttatttattttattgtaaaaaaaaaatctctcgCCTTAACAATCCGAaccagaaaaatttgaaaatttgaaacgTGAGtgctttgaaaatttgaaacaagaaaattttaatttgtatacacTCACATTTTATGAATTATCCTAAAAAAAATCACCGGTGTGATTTGATATTATtcttgtgtaattttttttaatactagtGGGTTATGTTTGATGAGTTAGATAAGTACCGGataaaacatacaaaataacataagataaatatttaaaacattGAATAAATTGTCTTATATGTTGTTTAatggacaaaatgttattttgatattttaaataatttttgcaaagaacaaaaagttgtctcgtggtttagtgagggacaaaaatttcaatttttacctAGCTCTGTAGCCCTCGATTTTTTCAATCCAatgaacaattttaaaatcaaacacaatataacataaaacttaTTAACATATTGGTGTGAACATTTTATTATAGTCTATGGTAGACATTTGTAATCTAAAGGTGAAAATTAATCTCCCACCATGTTAACACAGTTACACCCTACACTTGCAAATGTTATTAATTCTATTTCAACTTGCACCAATATGGAGATTTGGGTTGGCTCATTTGATTCCTTCCTTTGAGAGGAAAATTGAGCTGTATTTGATTGGAATATACAAAGATTATATGCATGTACATATATAAGACAGACTGTATTGCTTGAATGTTAGATGTTTGCTCTTTTAATTAACCATACACTTGATGAAAACGTGTAATACATTATAGTTACCAATATATTTAATCTTTCTttcattgaaaaaaattgttgcGGAAATATAACATTAATCAGGATTCAAACTTTAcccaaatatattattaatcaatttGCAACATAAAAAATGGCGCCGAAATTCATCAAAATTGAAAAGGTTTCagtaaagaaaataatatggTGCAGAACGCAAGAAGGAGGTATATTTAAGGTATAGAGTTTGAGATCAAAGACGACACACAGCTCAAAGGAGCAAACGTTTAGAAACACACTCATTGTTATAATTTTGTGGAATGATAACCATCGTAAAGTTGATTATGTACTTCAGAGAATCTTTTATCTGGATTCTGGACCATTATTAAATTTGTCTATGAAAGAACAATCCACTTTTTACCATTAAATCAAGTATGACCAGTGATTTTATTTCATTATAGTTTGTCCACTTTCATATATGATACTACAACTTGAACAACACTGTATGAAGCATAGAAAAAATGATATTTCAGTCCcatgaataaaatattaatgaagataaaattaaaataaaaaataaactgatCTATCATAGAAAAGTATAATAGTAGTAGTCCATGTTTTTCTCcataaagatatatatatatatatatatatatatatatatatatatatatatatatatatatatatatatttgtcaattACTCCCATTAATCTCATAAAGCAACAATTATGTTCCGCACTGGGTCATGATCCATTATATGTGACCCAAATGCTTTAGGTCCAACCCAAATCCAATCCTTCACAAAAGTTTCTCATGCAAATCAATGGTGACAGACATGATAGTATTGTACACCTCCTATAATGAATACACTCTCTTATACGTTCacgagaccattaaattcatcTCAATATTAGACCTGAActgaagaggaaaaaaaaaaaagagaaaaaaaaaattcatctcaaTATCTCTCATCATCTCTAGTGGTCATCATCTCTAATGGTAGCTATCATAGACATATATAATCGCCACCCCCTATATAAAGACAAATTTTGGCGCCAAAGTACAcaatttaatcaatttttattttcattccaCCTTGATCATATACCATTGTGAACGTTGGAAATGTTGGAATACTAACATGTTTTGCAGATATTTTTTCACTGTGATCCGCCATACATGAAGTCTATTATCACCGTAACCGTCTCAAACTCCCCATTATAGTCATCTAGCTCTGTTGTGTGCagatcaaatttattttttggatttgttaaataattgatatatcttATCTATATactatagaccaaatacatcaattattcaattgtTGCTTAAAAACGGAGAGTATATATGATTAATTTTCATTAGTGTTAAAAAATACtcacaattcttcaaacagcaCTCACCATAATTTTAACAATAACCACAACTATAATTTTAAACCATGTCACCATAAGATGATACAAACTCTATCATGAAGATAACATCacataatgttttgtttttgaatcaaTACATCACATAAAGTGAAGTCACAATTTTCCATGAACCTATTAAACATGAATCTAACCTATGAAATTTGTACAATAATGGTTCCAAGTTAGGTGTACATTTTTTGACCTAACTTGGCAGTGggctcatttttttttctctcatgaTAAGGCCTGCTACTGTTTAAGTACAGTTTGTTGAAGTAGTCTATTTTTTATACTTTGTTAGTCATTCTCATTAAATGTATTTAGTTGAAAGATGAGTTTTAATAAGGAAATTAGAATCCATTTTATATAGGAAATCTCTTTCTAAACACAAAGGTCAACcctattctttttttatatactatttttttctcCCTTGCACGTTCTATACTTGACTTGTCTTCCTTTTAGCCATGTATTTCTGTTGTAGCCTCGTAGGCTTGCAACAAACAAGAGTTAATTTAACTTCCTCATTATATTCTCATGGCCTACCCACAAGATTCTATACTACTGCTGGTCATGGATGGAGCCAAGACCCGGCaactaaaattaatatttttacagGTTAGTTTTGAGCAAAACTGAGACTTTTAGGAGTTAGTTTATGACAAAACATAGATTTTTTGTTGGACTGTTTATATATTATGtcacatgtgaaattttgtcCAGACTCTATCATTTTTCTGGCTTCGCCACTGCTACTTGTACCATATCTCTCAATGTTTTACTCAAGAACTATTATAGGGTCTATACGATCCGCTCGCAGTTGAAATACTctctattttttaaagaaaatataaataaataaagaattcAAACAAATAAGATATTAATAAGTCCTATttgtaaaagaaattttaaattttatcttaCTAATTTCttatttgtatttatctttttcataaatagaattttctatttgtttttaaaaatgaagAGTATTTTGACTCATGGACTTGCACTAAGCATAgatgcaaaaaaataattggcaTGGAAAAATTGTTTTCTAATATATAAATGTGAATGAAAGATTGATGGAAGGGCCGACACAAAGATGTAAAATGGATAAGTAAattgatattttgttaatatttagATTATTAGATGATATGATTTATAGATAATAAAAGATAGATAGAGACACTCTAACATAAtcctaaaattaaaacaaatataccATTCCGTTTTATATGATGTGTCTCATTAGTAAtacttttttgttaaaaactatttatcattttataatacCACTACATATTAGTATATTACTCTTGTTTATTATAGTTACTTTTGGTggataaataataattacatcaacatttttgtctttaatatgTTATTATGTATTGAAAATTGGTATAAgtaaatattcaaaatataagcaaattttatcttttatatttattacataattaatatatttttcgtctataatatagatcaaatacattaattatctaatgaatataaaaaaaataaattttatttatattttatcacaGAAGAAGTGTCTACTTTTAAAAGCGAGCATGTTTTAAATGAGATGATACCGCGAAAAATACATtgtgtttttattaaatactatCATGATGATGGTTTTTGGGTTTATATATTCTCCCAACCTCTGACAAAACATTCTTGTATGCTTTGTTATGTTATAATTACAAGACTAATAAAGCATTCTCTGAATTATTCTATGGAAAAAACAGTATCAGCCAGTGCCATTGAAAACACAACTTATCAACATGAGGAAAGTGGTTGGACATCTTACTTTGATGATTTCTCTAAAAACATTGAACCAAGTTACTGTTCTTCTTCAAGTTTAGGTGGTTCCTCTTTGGTCTCAGATGCTGCTTCTTGTGCTGCATGGAAATTCTCACATAAAAATCACATTAGAAACTCACAAAACCTCTCTAAGAAACTCTCTTTGAAGAAAACAAGAACCAAACAAATATCACAAGATGACCCTTTAGAAGACACCGCCAGCTCCCCTGTCAATAGTCCTAAGGTACGTAAATAGTTGATGTATCTTGTCAATAGTCGTCATGTATGTAAATAACAAATGTAtgtggtctataatatagatcagatatatacatcagttattcaatgaatctgaaaaatgaatttttgcttatactCATTATTTGTAGGTAAGTGACATGAATCCAAGAGAAATGATTTCAAGGAAGATTGATGATCAACAAGATGGCTCTAGGGTAATCAACTATGATTAATTCATAATTgatgtttttggttttttttttctatgtatGTTATgattttggaatttgaatttttatcttAACCATGTACTAtattttatgatgattttgtaGGGTAAGGGATTTAACTCAGAACATTTTTCAGAGCTAGAGACAAATGATTGTGACATGAATTTCAATGGAAAAAATATTGATTGTACAGATTTGAAGAAAAGAGGACTCTGTTTGGTTCCCATGTCCATGTTGGTAAATTACTATGGATGATGATCGAATGATAGTGTGTTTGTTCTTTGTCTACAATCTCCTTTCTTCTTTATTCTCTATTCCTCCAATTCTCTTGGTGATCTCTATGTGTAGTGTAGCTTAAAGAAATGGATTTGATGTAGTCAGTAATCATTGTACTTAATGATCTCGATTGTTGATGAAGATTGGACACCGGAGATTCTTAGTTTTTCCTCTTGTCGAAGGAAATTGTAAATGAATTCGATTGTTAATGAAGATTGGACGGTGGAGATTTCAAGTTACAAACTTGCTGAAGGAAGTGGATTTGGTGCATGTAGTTAGTAGTCATTGTAATTAATGATCTCGATTGTGTGATGAAGATTGGACGGTtgagatttcaaattttatgttttcataATGAAAGATATATGATCTCTATCTAATGACTTAGACATCATCAACTGAAGTGTCGGTAGAAAATTATTGACCGCGGTGATTTTGAGTCTTAGATTAAGTGC
Coding sequences within it:
- the LOC123898233 gene encoding vascular-related unknown protein 1-like, whose protein sequence is MLCYVIITRLIKHSLNYSMEKTVSASAIENTTYQHEESGWTSYFDDFSKNIEPSYCSSSSLGGSSLVSDAASCAAWKFSHKNHIRNSQNLSKKLSLKKTRTKQISQDDPLEDTASSPVNSPKVSDMNPREMISRKIDDQQDGSRGKGFNSEHFSELETNDCDMNFNGKNIDCTDLKKRGLCLVPMSMLVNYYG